Below is a genomic region from Corvus hawaiiensis isolate bCorHaw1 chromosome 24, bCorHaw1.pri.cur, whole genome shotgun sequence.
CAggataaaaagaagagaggcCAGAAGGGATGCTTCACATTTACAAGAAACCTGAAGCATGAGAGGATTCTTGGCAGACATCCATGCAAGTATTAGCTACAAACTcaacaaataaatttaaataaacttAAAGGAAAGTAACTCTCAGATACAAACAGTATGTAAATCTAGTGATGACAACAGACAATAAAGGGAAACAGATGTGCAGCAAAATCAAGAACTTGCCTCCTTGTACTGTGAGTAAAAGAAgccattaatttaaaaacaaacgaAGTCCATAACTAAACCCAGAACTTCTTTTCTCATCAATTATGGGAAAAGGAAGATCtaatttcaatttcaaaaaagaaattatttctaaaggATACGGTCTGTGCCAGGGAACAATGTTCTTCCAGTCAACAGTTCAGCCATAATGCATCCCACTGACCAAATATCaactgaacaaaataaaacagaaaacaaaacatgatgCATAAAAATACAGTCTCAGCAGAATCACCCCATCCAACCAGTGCCAACAACTCCATCCTTAAATAGTCTTAGGCATTGAAGCAGTCTGAAATACATTGCAAGCTAACTGATACTGTTCTGTGTCATCTAAAACTTGTACAAATAACAGAATTCAAGATCAGGCAACTCTTCTTTCCAGACTATAGCATGACCTGAACACCAAAGAGCTGGGGATGAATCTAAACCATCCAAGAGGAAGAAACCTGTTCAAGAGGGCTCTGAGGAATGGATTTGCATGTAGACTCACATAAATTCTACCCAAACCACCACCAACTATTACACTGAAGATACAAGACAAGCCATATAGGtgcaggaggggaaaagaaaaagataaggTAGTGATATATGAAATTGGGGTAGCACATTTCTTTGGTGCTCTCCTGTACAAGACCTATTCTCAgactttgattttcttctctgtgcctgATCTGCAAATACTGCTGGAGAGAAGATACTGGAAACTGTGAGGAAGATAAATCTGTGAAGAAGTGGctaacaggagaggaaagaatggGAGATTTATACACTTTTTATCATTTCTTCGTGCTATAGCTCCAGACATTCTCCTCAACCAGATACATTCCAGtcacttattttaaaaaccactCTGCTAGGAAAAGCAAGGGCTAAGTGCTGACAATATTTTGCTGATTGCAGTTTCAAAGGTTACAATTTAAAGAAGTCTTGTGAATGCTACTACAGTGATTCTTAACTTCCATCTGACAGACTGTGGTTCAAATACCAATTCTGAAGCACAATTACCAAGAGTGCCAATTTATGCAATCAGATGAAAGGGAGCACGTGCAAGGACAACCTCTGTTTTTTACCCCCCACAATTCAGAAACttgacaaaacagaaaagtctTGTGCTGGCCTAAGGCATTACCTGTCTGGTTGTAATGCATCCAGTTCAGCATGATCTCAGGAGCCCTGTACCACCGGGTGGCCACGTACCCGGTCATCTCATCATCCGTGTGCCGGGCCAGGCCGAAATCCAGGATCTACACAACACAGAACACACCAACTACTGCAGGGCAACAGTGCAAACAACCCAGCACAACCAACCAGGCAATCACTGaactggggagaggagaggtggGAGAGCTGCAAAAACAGATTATGAAACTGAATTTCACAACCTGTGAAAAGACACTAGGCTAGAACAGCGTAAGACTTGACAATCAGCATCATGTCTGGGTATCTTGTttccaaaacaagcaaacacatACTAAAGCTGTTAACTCTTCACTTTCATGATGATCACTAAAAACAGGAATAGGTACAAAAACCACATCCTTACAACTCTTTACAGCTGGGAAGCACATTATTGCTTTTCtacaaaagtattttcaaaaggaATTATTCTGACACTTTAGTTGCAAGGGACATTCGCATGGCACTCACTCAAATCTCAATCAAacaaatcagattttttaaattacattacCTTTAGCTCACAGTCTTCATTAACAGCTAGGTTACTAGGTTTTAAATCctaaaaaattaaacatcaaCATTAACAGTGGTATATGTGTTGTTTCACAAGTCTGAAGTAGGTAAAATTGTAAATGGAGATAAAAATACAGATTCTAACTGAGTGCAAATACTAACTTTggataaattattttatcacaGAGTCACATATTTCTCCCGTGGTTCTCAGAGGTGTCACATATAAGCACAAATGTATAAAGGCTTATTGCAACACTGGTGctgcatatttatatttaatagaaaagctatttcacaaaggaaaagaaattatggaTCTTGACAACCACTTCCCCTGTTCAATCTTTTTACTATTTAACCAAAAATAATTCTCAgaaaattttttcttgtttctcttggTGCTACGTTGTAAAATTCtatgcttcattttttaaagatattctTTCACTACAGGAAATAATCTTAGAATAAATACTCACCCTGTGTATTATGTCAGCTGAATGGATGTACTGTAAAATAAGGTGACAAAATTTATGTAACAGTCCAAGTAGCCACCTCCTCAACTCTTCCCTAGAAAATACTGCCCTACCCCAGCCCACACAATTCAGATGCTACAGTCTGTCTGCAGAAGGAACcagctgtgtgtctgtgggTTTCAAGCAGGTGGGTGTTCCAGTTTGCCTCTCCTTAGGAACACCCAGGAGTGCTGCCATCCGAGCAGAACAACACAAGtaaacaaaactgaagaaatggaaaattcatAGCCAGAGCAGATTAGAGGGCATCACAGTTCATCATCTCCCAGACTCTGCCCATAGGAGCACATAAAAATGATAGGTAACCTTACTGATGCAGAGCTCCAGAGAGGCAGAagtgaaagaacaaaaataaaatcttatcCTGCAATACTTTAGGGAAGTTATAGAAGCCCCAGACTGTAGTCATCTGAATCTCTGAGGATGTAACATTGACCAGGAACTTCCACCCCCCACGGTGAGCTGTCACCATTCAGGGACGACAGGGTCACTCACCTTCAGTCCCCGAAGGATCTGGTAAATGAGAAACTGCACGTGGTCATCAGTGAGCTTCTGGCATTTCACAATGTTGTTTAGATCTGCTCCCATGAGGTGTGTCACCAAGTACCTGTGAACAAAGCAAACACGTGGGCTGTGAAGCAATCTCTTGAATAGGATTAGGATAAAAATTCCCCTATAAATCTCCAGTGGCAGGGCTGACTGTCCCAAAGCACGTTGTTGAATGAAACATAGACCGTGACACTTTAAGTAATGTAGGAAATTAATCCAGTGATTCCAACAGCACTGGGCAGTAAAACACAGCAAGGGGACAAGTCTGGCAAGTCCAATACCTTAGGATATACTGTAACTTTGTGTTGGAATTCAGGATTATTTGTGAATGATGGCAGACAAATTAAAGagacaaatatttctgtcatAATCTGGGAGGCGTGAGGAGATACAAAAGATATTCTTTTGCAATCTTCAGAGAAGTTACCTACACATCATTGAATTCTTCTAGTGATTTGGCAGGGGTGAACACATCCAACAAGCCAATCacctaaaaagaaaacagtgaagagaaaagctgtgaaatatatttatagCATACTCTGATACAGTTACTAAGATCCTTTGTGGCATTGAAGTACTTATTCCAGTAGATGTTTAATTTCCATCTGTTCAGAGTTGTGCTTTATGCAAGCTAACGAGACCTCCTAGAATTTCAAAACCTGATGCAGACATGTGAGTGCTCTGCAGCTCCATTTATTTGCTCAAGATCATCATGAACTAGATACAGGATATGAAAAACAACCTTATGCTCAAGTCCCTCAAACCACCACATCTTCCACACTTGCTGGTGTGTTCTGTGCCACATAAAACcaaatgcttttcttcaaaACTGAGATCTGAATAGTCGGGACAATAGCACTAATATGCCTGCCTGAACCAGGCCTGATCATCTCTGCACCTGCAGGACTTTTAAATCACAACCTAGATAAACCTCCCACAGATAAATGATGGTGTGATGAACTGATAATATATATCTCTCTCTATAAAAATGACTTAACTTCCTTTTATTCCTTACTCTTAAAGCTACATCGGCTCTTTGCAATGCCAatcaaaaaatattaatgaatcTCAGACAGTTGTAGTCACAAACTAATTTTCATTGCCTGATTAGCCTTCTTTTGTGTGTCAACAGATAAATCAAAGCTTTCCTGTTTGAAGAATATCTCAGCTATGAGAAAAGGTCCAGAAAGAAATTCCTGGGTACTACTGAGGtttttcacaagggcatgtcatgataggacaaggggtagtGGCTTTCCACTGAAAAAGGGTAGATTTacattagatattaggaagaaattctcccctctgagggtggcgaggccctggaatggatttccagagcagctgtggctgccccatccctagaaatgtccaaggccaggttggatggggcttggagcaacttggtccagtggaaggtgtcccagttcatggcagggggtggcactggatgatcttaaggacccttccaacccaaagcactTGAGAGTTCTATGGATAGTAAGCAGGATCAAAAGTTACCTCTACTGCTGAGACAATGGTATCACACAGGAAGAATTACTGACAGTAACACACATGCATCAGAAGTTCCTGTGATGTGAGCCACACTAAAAACATCAAGATGATTTATGGGATACCAGCTGCTGATTGCAGTGGTTAGAAACCACACCACATAACCATTGGTGCCACAGCAGAAGCTCTGAACAGACCAGCCAAGGAGATCCTTAAAATGAAACTATGCTTGCTTGGCTTTTTGTGCTAGGTAAACGTCCTGGCTTTGCTCAGCTCATGTCCAAAGAGTATCGCCCTTCTGTCAAGTCAGAGTTTGCTGGGACAAAAGAAATCAAGagccttcctttcttcttgatGCTCTGACAGCTCTACCAAGAGCTCGTTATGAGAATTTTCACTCCACTGCACATAGAATTTGCTCCCAACACCATGCAGTATAAATATGTTGGCATGGTAATGTCATAGACAGAGGAGACTGGTCAGGCAATTGTCTTCTATACCAAATGAAGTTTTACCAAAAAATAGTTCAACATAACATTTGCCACACTTCTGGTTTGTTTCCTTGTTGATGATTTAAGTGGATGGCTTGTATGAACAGCCATCTCATTTCCACCCCTTCATCACcaccccttttttcctccctattTTACCCACAGCAATCTAGTGAATGTGCTTCATAACTTTCTAAAACAggcaaggcaaaaaaaattattagaaacaCTCCAGAAGACACTAAAAACaagctttgggattttctttctttaaataaatgcttAACACAATAAAAACTGCAGTTTACTACTAGTAACCAGGAGAATGTAAGTGACACCACCTGTGCCCCAAATCCTTATGAACTTGCTAAATAACAATTTTGAGATTATTCTAGAaaatattaagatttttttaatacaaaattagttattgtggggatttttggggttggttttgttattcTGCATGATTTTCCACAGCTGTAAGCCCTTGGACTACCGCAAGCTTTGCATTtagcattaggaaaaaaacacgCAACAAGATATTTAAATGCAATCCTGATGGATGCTCAGTCCagcttcagaaaagcatttcCTACCCTCTCCCTCAACTCACATTTTCATGTTTCATGTGCTTGAGCAGCCGCAGTTCCCGGTAGGTCCTCTTGGCGTGGATGATGGACTGGAATGGCCGGGAGAGCTTCTTCACAGCCACACGCAAACCAGTTTTTGTGTCAAAGGCAGAACTGCAACAGAGAGTAACCAAATTAACAAAACCAACTTTTTATGAACGTCTTCAAATCCACACTTATTCTAGATGGAGTTATTTAGACATTGAGTCACAGGCAACACCATTTCACCAATGAAAATGATTTCTAGGTATCCTGGTCCACAACCTGCACACCACCCAAAATCCCCACATATTTACACAACtgttgttttctgcagaaaatgtttaaaatatgaGTCTTGTCCACACAGTAAAGGACAATCTTGtcgaaaaaaagagaaatgtttatGACTCTGCTGTCTAAAGTGCTCTTAAACATAATTATGCAGTAAAACTCTGGAGAGAAGAGTACTTATAAATACTATCACAACTCCTAAACATACTTTCATACCCCACACTTGATCAAAAAATGCTATGCtcaaaatactattttcagGGTTTAAGTCCATACAAAAATCCAAGACTTGTGCCTAATAAAATCAATTATGACTGTTGTCAATCATAATTGaagctgaaattaaatttcttcagTAAATCACATCCAATCCCCAAGTTCTGTTATACAAAAATGCATGTGAATAAATGATACGTAGCTTCCAAGTTACCAAAACTTGTCCCTTTAGCAGAAACTTTGTACATACAAATAGTATTTCTTCTTAAGAGTCCATGAGAACTTATTTAATCCTACTCGGCAACTAAAAATATCTATATACACACGCACATATATATTTTGTActgtaaaattatattttctgaattaattcCTTATGCAACTTATAAAGCTCTGGTCTGTccaaaaggaaggaggaggagaaagagaggaTGTGAAATCAACACTTGACTCAAGACAACAAATACGGGGAAAGTATGGAATGTAAAGAGTCATACAAGGACAATACTGGTtgattttcctgctgtgtttatGATTCAGGTGAACTCCTGATTCCATTTAAAAGTGAGTATGCATAGTTCTTGATAAACatcaagcaaaaataaatgctaCATATTTATAAAGGTAAAGTGTGAAATATAAAGCTTAACTAATGGAGCTCAAAACAAATCACACGAGTTGTCCTAGAATAAACCCACAACTGCATATGCAAACCACAACACCCACCCCACCAAAGGAGCGATTTGAAATAAATGTAGCTGTCATTTACTTTTAAAGCAACCACCTGGAATAAACCTGCAAAAAGACTCCTTATCTCAAATTTGCCCAGTTTCCAAGGAATTGGTAAGTGAAGTTTATGAGAAATAGAAAACACAACACCAGCACCCTTCTATGACCGGTGACCGTTcccccaggccctgccagggaaTGGAAAAACCCACTGTGCACAGTGGAAGACGAGCATCTCCCTTTCTATAAAGGGCATCCACACAGTGGAAAGAGCTCTCTGGAAAATACACAGGAGTACACCAGGTCACAGGAGCAGCAACCTGCCAGAGCTGAATTACTCAAGCTACATCGCACTGGCTCAAAAAACACCCTTTAGCAACTGCTTCCACATACAAGTTATCCTTTACACCTCAGCCTGGCAGACAAAAGAAGCCATCaagcattcattttttaatgttgaGTTCAAATTGTCAAGTTTTCACACAtcactagaaaaaaagaaaaaatcaatatttaagTGGCAATACTTCATGAAATGTagaattcaattttttttttcagcctcaGGTAAAATTCATCATCTTGCAGTATTCAAATATCCCTAGTTCGGCCTGAAATTACGTGCCAGTATTTTACTGATATCTAAGGTGTTTTCTAGGACTTAGAGCAAAAATAAGCATAGTCATCATCATTCAACACATGCTGTTATAAATTAGTCATGACTCTTCACCAGTTTGCAAACATTTCAGGTACAAAATGCAGCATATACCAGTAACTCTTTCATCTTGCAAAGAAGGGAATCCTCTGCATCTCAACCACCTCCACAGCTCCAGAGTcaaatttctctttcagtttccAAAATATTGAAATTTCAGAGCCACCAGACAGACAAAAGCTATTTTCAGGATTCAGATGAATttcaatttcactttttttttttctaatgacaTTTTTGGGGGTCATATCAAGTCACTGTGCTGTTGCACTAGCTGTACAACCTCCAAGGGAATTGCAATCAGCAGTACTGGTTAAACAGCACAATGCACAAGcccaggaaagaaaattctgtaTTACTGCACATTCACAGTCTAGACTTAAAGTCAGAACACGAAGGTTGGTCATATTTGTGGCCTGAAGACTATTTCCCCACAGATAAAATCATGCTGAATAATTTTCTGTCAATACAGATAACTGGCTAATGGTTCGTGCAGAGCTACAGAACAGCTGTCAGCTGgagaacattttaaagaacaCTAAGCTGCCTTTCATCACAGACTTAAAACAGCTGCATTACACTGATCATATTTCAGCTAAAGAAGCccaattaggaaaaaattgcaTGATCCACAGttttaaatcccttttaaaACAAGATCAGTACAAATTCAGAATTtatcacacttttttttaacctcttacATGTGCTATGGCAAATGAACTGCATCCACCTCACCATAAGCGAGCTAAAATTACAATTCTGATCTAACCTGAATTGAATCCAGAACATAGGAGGTagaagaaaacaattattttagaGAACCTATCCACTGATCCGAATTAGATCTTAGGAGAAACATTCAAAGCAGTCTGAGGAACTAAAGGATGCACAAAGTTACTTATGCGCacagtttatttaaatattagatAATCAGAATGTTAATTTTTATGCAAAGGCTATTTTGCTAAATATATGCTGCTCATTGCTAGTACCTTTGCAAATACCCAAGCTAACTGACTCTCTTTAGTGCTACCTCTCAAGTTAATTTATGGGCCCCTaatcagacagaaaaaacacaGTTAGTACCTGACAGTTCATTATTGACTTCAGTCACTTCTATACTTGCATTTCAGTCATTACCCTCCCAGCACATTATAAAAGTTGCAAATATCATTCTCCTGTGTTGCATTAGCTTCTGCTTCTAAGAAAGCTGTAATAAAAATCTCCCTATAGGACACATGCCCATACTAATTTCCCTTAATATCCCAAGTTCCCATACAGTGCAAACTCCTTGCCAGCACTTTCAGAGCTCTGCTCACAGCTTTTCTGTGCCTGCCCTTCTCCTACTCAACTCCCCCTTCCTCACACATCTTCTGCCAATCTTTCCTGTATGGCTGCTTCATCCCACTCAGTTTTACCCTTCTGTTCCTATCACTCCTCACAGATCTACCACACCTtgctggaggagcaggcacCTGTCCCTCCAAGCACACACAGGCTTTGGAGGCACTTGCATGCTTTGATGAGGGATTAGAAGAAATCCACGGAGGAACTGTTTCTACACAGGTGATATTTAGGGttatttcatttcctctggagcctaatgttttaaaatttcttaaatCTGTAATGTTTCTCTGGGAATTCTCAGTATCCAAGAAATTCAGACTCAGTGTTAGTACACCTGTGGATTGAAATGGGAAGAAATCACAGGTTTTGAAAGGGCTGTATCACCTGACAGtcgaccaaaaaaaaaaaaaaaaagctaaaaaaaatcttacacaAGATTTTGAGGAAGAGTAAGTCTTGGCTGTTCAATTATTTCCAAATTAATTAAGGCAATACAGATAGCTTGCAAAGCAATTAAACCAAGCCCATTATTTTACAAATGCATTAATACAACAAAGAACAGCTGCTAAAAATATAACAATTAAGTAAATTAAGAATATACCAAATGTGCTTCACAGCATCTCAGAAACTGATGGCAAAAATTGTGAAAACACCATTTTGCTTAGCTCAGAGCTGGCTGAACTGATGCCAGGAGTCGAGACTTCCCTCCAGCACACGCAAGAAATGAAGCAATCCTCCAACCAAAGCGTGAGTCACCAATCAATCCCATCTCTGTTCAGCAACTTCCCACTGCAAGATTTGTATTGTCTAGGTCCCTCTCCTCCTTACGTGAAATATTACAAAATGGATATATCAGgaaccatttttttccccaatgtaGGCCTGGTTACAAAAGCATGCAAAAGACTGTGTTGTATAAATATACAAAACTGTTGCAAGAATGAATGAAACAGCATTTCAAACAACAGATGCCACGGCAATTGTTACGTGACTTAGTAAGGATCAATCTGAGGATACATGTAGATTTTTCTCAAAGTTTTGGAACTGAATCCCTATTTGTATCTCTAACACTTcgagtttttaaaaaatggatcCTGAAAAATACCTGAGCTGGCCACTGGAACCTCCTTCTTCCAACACTGCGCATCACCCCTCAGAAAACACTGCAATATATGCTCTCACTTCAGGCACATGTCTCAGGTGTCTCActcaggctgctgcagaaaatgCCTCTCCCTCCATCCACTGACTCCACAAGAGTCAGGTTTGTGTATTAGCATGTTCCAAGCCATACTCACAGCACATTCAAGCAGCCCACAACAGCACCACAGTCAAAGTGACTCATCTGCCAGcttaatgctttcttttttattcattttcccCTCCACTTTCTAGAGattcttcattttcaaatgcCTCATTTTGACAACTAAAACAACAGAGAATTTGATTACATTTGAATATAATAATGCACTGAACATGCATGGAAGTATATTTAACCATTTTGTTCAAGGATTGCTAAAACAGCAGTATTTACTGTCCCAACAGGGATACACCAAACTCCAAGTCCCAAATGACACCAGGTCACTTTTTAttggggagaaaaaatatcTCTAAAGGGACAGAGAGCGGAGCAAGTCTTTGCAGGAATACTCTAAATAATATGCATCACTGCTTGGAGCTTAATAAACTACCATAAAtatgcaaagattttttttgttttcttgaatttttcaaTTCTGACATACTTTCCATATCACTGTATCTTTTCTGTAAACTATTTTTAGAAGAACATACAGGAAGCCATTAACATGGACTGTAAAAAGAATCTGTGCCACATGTCTGAAATTGCTTCCAATACAAAACTGTTTCATTTGGTCTGAACAAAGTTGCACAATCTTTGAAAGTTTTGACACAGCAAAACAGGAAATTTCATGAGGCAAACTCTTTAGTTACTGATTGTGAAAACAAACTTTGCAAGTATTACATGTACAGCAGAGATTGTAGGGAGGGGGAAAAGACAAAGGGAATGGGGTGTATGATGTAGGATCAACCTTAAAACACAAAGGACAAGGCACcaagcaaaataatttcccatTACATTTCAGGAGTTGCATAACTCTGTGACACATACAGGGGTATTTATCAGCTG
It encodes:
- the MAPK14 gene encoding mitogen-activated protein kinase 14 isoform X1; translated protein: MSQERPKFYRQELNKTVWEVPERYQNLSPVGSGAYGSVCSAFDTKTGLRVAVKKLSRPFQSIIHAKRTYRELRLLKHMKHENVIGLLDVFTPAKSLEEFNDVYLVTHLMGADLNNIVKCQKLTDDHVQFLIYQILRGLKYIHSADIIHRDLKPSNLAVNEDCELKILDFGLARHTDDEMTGYVATRWYRAPEIMLNWMHYNQTVDIWSVGCIMAELLTGRTLFPGTDHIDQLKLILRLVGTPGPELLKKISSESARNYIQSLSYMPKMNFENVFIGANPLAVDLLEKMLVLDTDKRITAAEALAHAYFAQYHDPDDEPVADPYDQSFESRELEIEEWKSLTYDEVISFVPPPLDQEEMES
- the MAPK14 gene encoding mitogen-activated protein kinase 14 isoform X2 — its product is MSQERPKFYRQELNKTVWEVPERYQNLSPVGSGAYGSVCSAFDTKTGLRVAVKKLSRPFQSIIHAKRTYRELRLLKHMKHENVIGLLDVFTPAKSLEEFNDVYLVTHLMGADLNNIVKCQKLTDDHVQFLIYQILRGLKYIHSADIIHRDLKPSNLAVNEDCELKILDFGLARHTDDEMTGYVATRWYRAPEIMLNWMHYNQTVDIWSVGCIMAELLTGRTLFPGTDHINQLQQIMRLTGTPPAYLINRMPSREARNYIQSLSYMPKMNFENVFIGANPLAVDLLEKMLVLDTDKRITAAEALAHAYFAQYHDPDDEPVADPYDQSFESRELEIEEWKSLTYDEVISFVPPPLDQEEMES